A window of Spiroplasma syrphidicola EA-1 contains these coding sequences:
- a CDS encoding PTS sugar transporter subunit IIB yields the protein MKSICLVCSAGISTKMIVTNMNEFLTTNQNDIKFLAVNINELTSENYDVVLLAPQIGYLKDKVTTIFSNQPNVKIEILPSDLYVNNNAEGIINFIKNL from the coding sequence ATGAAAAGTATTTGTTTAGTATGTTCGGCCGGAATTAGTACTAAAATGATTGTTACTAATATGAATGAATTTTTAACAACTAATCAAAATGATATTAAGTTTTTGGCTGTTAATATTAACGAATTAACTTCGGAAAATTATGATGTTGTTTTATTAGCACCACAAATTGGTTATTTAAAAGATAAGGTTACAACAATTTTTAGTAATCAACCAAATGTAAAAATTGAAATCTTACCATCAGATTTATATGTAAATAATAATGCTGAGGGTATTATTAATTTTATTAAAAACCTATAA
- the tyrS gene encoding tyrosine--tRNA ligase, which yields MSIIKELEWRGLLKQLTNPEKILKAQELKKGVYCGFDPTGDSLHVGHLIQILLLKRFEQFGFQPIAIIGGGTGMIGDPSGKKAERTLLDDKTVNQNVEEITSQMKTLIPDVKIVNNADWLGKITLIDFLRDVGKDFNISYLLNKENISSRLETGLSFTEFSYTLLQAYDFYQLYVNYDCVVQTGGSDQWGNITSGTDYIHKKVGENNLACGLTMNLLTKSDGTKFGKTESGAVWLNKTKTSPYEFYQFFFNQEDKETGKLLRYLTFLTEPEIKAIEEQHAQNPASRFAQKQLAQAITLFVHQESGLEQALAVSEALFTGNVKALSATAVESLKQSLEQYQTETFDLPILDLLVKANIVSSKREGREFLAQRAILLNGEIVQDENYQVSMVDLLYDNYLIVRRGKKKYHLIYQK from the coding sequence ATGAGTATTATTAAGGAATTAGAATGACGGGGATTATTAAAACAGTTAACTAATCCGGAAAAAATTTTAAAAGCCCAAGAACTAAAAAAAGGAGTTTATTGTGGATTTGATCCAACTGGTGATTCATTACATGTTGGACATTTAATTCAAATTTTATTATTAAAACGTTTTGAACAATTTGGTTTTCAGCCGATTGCGATTATTGGTGGGGGAACAGGAATGATTGGTGATCCCAGTGGTAAAAAAGCGGAACGAACATTGTTAGATGATAAAACAGTTAATCAAAATGTTGAGGAAATTACGTCCCAAATGAAGACATTAATTCCTGATGTTAAAATTGTTAATAATGCTGATTGATTAGGCAAAATTACTTTGATTGATTTTTTACGTGATGTTGGAAAAGACTTTAATATTAGTTATTTATTGAATAAAGAAAATATTAGTTCGCGTTTAGAAACTGGTTTATCATTTACGGAATTTTCATATACGTTATTACAGGCCTACGACTTTTATCAATTATATGTAAATTATGATTGTGTTGTTCAAACTGGAGGTAGTGATCAATGAGGAAATATTACTTCAGGAACAGATTACATTCACAAAAAAGTTGGGGAAAATAATTTAGCATGTGGTTTAACAATGAATTTGCTAACAAAAAGTGATGGTACTAAATTTGGAAAAACTGAATCAGGGGCTGTTTGATTAAATAAAACAAAAACCTCTCCTTATGAGTTTTATCAATTCTTTTTTAATCAAGAAGATAAAGAAACAGGGAAGTTATTACGTTATTTAACCTTTTTAACAGAACCAGAAATTAAAGCAATTGAAGAACAACATGCTCAAAATCCAGCTAGTCGTTTTGCTCAAAAACAGTTAGCACAAGCGATTACTTTATTTGTTCACCAAGAAAGTGGTCTTGAACAAGCATTAGCAGTTAGTGAAGCATTATTTACTGGTAATGTTAAAGCTTTATCAGCAACAGCTGTGGAAAGTTTAAAACAGAGTTTAGAACAATACCAAACTGAAACATTTGATTTGCCAATCCTTGACTTATTAGTTAAGGCAAATATTGTTAGCTCAAAACGAGAAGGGCGCGAATTTTTAGCCCAAAGAGCAATTTTATTAAATGGTGAAATTGTGCAAGATGAAAATTATCAAGTTAGCATGGTAGATTTATTATATGACAATTATTTAATTGTTCGTCGTGGGAAAAAGAAATATCATTTAATATATCAAAAATAA
- a CDS encoding nicotinate phosphoribosyltransferase — MSKIKDGFYSAVYFQKTAKILKAERPNDIVTMQFFQRNDNVKLCGINECVDLIRQEAFNPETLEIWALADGDLINANEPVLKIIGHYSNFGHLEGLIDGILARQTSIATNCYRVLQAAQSKAIIFMNDRNDYYYNQATDGYAAYIGGIRKFVTPAQVSLLPEKLTPMGTVPHALIQAFNGDLVRALEAYQKHFPTEDLVALVDYNNDVIKDSLLVANRFPTLAAVRVDTSQALTDKYFLGKEDEYSATPVNGVSKELIQALRQALDNNGYQNVKIIVSSGFNAEKIAMFEANQVPVDIYGVGQSLAKLSVGFTGDLVMLNNVKQAKFGRSNIETKRLVKR; from the coding sequence ATGAGCAAAATTAAGGATGGATTTTATAGTGCCGTTTATTTTCAAAAAACAGCTAAAATTTTAAAAGCAGAACGTCCCAACGATATTGTTACGATGCAGTTTTTTCAACGGAATGACAATGTTAAGTTATGTGGAATTAATGAGTGTGTTGATTTAATTCGCCAAGAAGCTTTTAATCCAGAAACATTAGAAATATGGGCCCTAGCTGATGGGGATTTGATTAATGCGAATGAACCTGTTTTAAAAATTATTGGTCACTATAGTAATTTTGGTCATTTAGAAGGTTTAATTGATGGAATTTTAGCGCGACAAACAAGTATTGCTACTAACTGTTATCGTGTTTTACAAGCAGCCCAATCAAAAGCAATTATTTTTATGAATGATCGTAATGATTATTATTATAATCAAGCAACAGATGGATATGCGGCATATATTGGTGGAATTCGAAAGTTTGTTACCCCAGCGCAAGTATCATTATTACCAGAAAAATTAACACCAATGGGAACAGTTCCCCACGCTTTAATCCAAGCTTTTAATGGTGATTTAGTTAGGGCCTTAGAAGCTTACCAAAAACATTTCCCAACAGAAGATTTAGTTGCTTTGGTTGATTATAATAATGATGTTATTAAGGATTCTTTACTGGTTGCAAATAGATTTCCAACCTTAGCTGCTGTGCGTGTGGATACTTCACAAGCATTAACTGATAAATATTTTCTTGGTAAAGAGGATGAATATTCAGCAACACCAGTTAATGGTGTTAGCAAGGAATTAATCCAAGCATTACGTCAAGCCCTGGATAATAATGGTTATCAGAACGTTAAAATTATTGTTTCTTCTGGTTTCAATGCCGAAAAAATTGCAATGTTTGAAGCAAACCAAGTTCCTGTTGATATTTATGGGGTTGGTCAGTCATTAGCAAAATTATCGGTTGGATTTACCGGGGACTTAGTGATGTTAAATAATGTTAAACAAGCAAAATTTGGCCGTAGTAATATTGAAACAAAACGACTAGTTAAACGGTAA
- the ytpR gene encoding YtpR family tRNA-binding protein, which produces MNKKTIGLFYNLGFDTLFGYVKDFDHKNSTQDGDLTIFYDQENQFVGFNLLNASKKITSELYHGINSDNQRLIAELGSVLKLEAGLWEQYNQEPQFLVGEINSRVHHPNSDKLSICQVNLGQKNEQIVCGAPNCDQNQKVVVATIGAIMPNLMKIVPSELRGEQSNGMLCSARELGIANDNLVKGLLILDDQQYHTGNSFWKEYYNEQN; this is translated from the coding sequence ATGAATAAAAAAACAATCGGACTTTTTTATAATTTAGGATTTGACACATTATTTGGTTATGTTAAAGATTTTGATCACAAAAATTCTACCCAAGATGGGGATTTAACTATTTTTTATGATCAAGAAAATCAATTTGTTGGTTTTAATTTACTTAATGCAAGCAAAAAAATAACTAGTGAGTTATATCATGGGATTAATAGTGATAATCAACGCTTAATTGCTGAATTAGGTTCAGTATTAAAATTAGAAGCTGGTCTTTGAGAACAGTATAATCAAGAACCACAGTTTTTAGTTGGGGAAATTAATAGTCGTGTGCATCATCCTAATTCGGATAAATTAAGTATTTGCCAAGTTAATTTGGGACAAAAAAATGAACAAATTGTTTGTGGGGCTCCGAATTGTGATCAAAATCAAAAAGTTGTTGTTGCAACAATTGGAGCAATTATGCCAAATTTAATGAAAATTGTTCCTTCCGAGTTACGGGGAGAACAATCAAACGGTATGCTATGTTCTGCACGTGAATTAGGGATTGCAAATGACAATCTTGTTAAAGGTTTACTAATTTTAGATGACCAGCAATATCATACTGGTAACAGTTTTTGAAAGGAATATTATAATGAGCAAAATTAA
- a CDS encoding M42 family metallopeptidase, with translation MKLLDNSKKMYEEILQAFGPSGCEFQVTELVKKYYQKYTTEIIQDNLGSCFAVIRNKKGITNPKKVMLMAHGDEVGFMVRQINEQGLVSVNPLGGIWEQTLLAKRVKLLTDDGRFLTGAFSAISPHLLTPAAREKATPITEMLVDFGFSSKAQALAEGIRPGNFLICEGPTVFLNEKRLLSKAIDNRMGVILGLEVLERIKDLDLDYDLYVGFSVQEEVGTRGARTATSLINPDFAIVTDVSPGQDYSSTAAFGQLGAGVMLRGMDRGYITRYDLFQYQMALMAKEEIKSQFYISPGGTDAGEVHLHDYGVPTIQACLIARNLHTISGIIDLDDFNETIKLVTAIVKDLDAVKIDNFNFVNRSIKNE, from the coding sequence ATGAAACTTTTAGATAATAGCAAAAAAATGTACGAAGAAATTTTACAAGCCTTTGGACCATCAGGATGTGAGTTCCAAGTGACAGAATTAGTTAAAAAATATTACCAAAAATATACCACTGAAATTATTCAAGACAATTTAGGCAGTTGTTTTGCCGTTATTCGGAATAAAAAAGGGATAACTAACCCCAAAAAAGTAATGTTAATGGCTCATGGTGATGAAGTTGGCTTTATGGTTCGCCAAATTAATGAACAAGGGTTAGTAAGTGTTAATCCATTAGGAGGAATTTGAGAGCAAACACTATTAGCAAAACGTGTCAAATTATTGACAGATGATGGGCGTTTTTTAACGGGGGCTTTTTCGGCCATTTCTCCTCATCTTTTGACCCCTGCGGCGCGAGAAAAAGCCACCCCAATTACTGAAATGTTAGTTGATTTTGGTTTTAGTTCAAAAGCGCAAGCCCTTGCTGAGGGAATTCGACCAGGAAACTTTTTAATTTGTGAAGGGCCAACTGTTTTTTTAAATGAAAAAAGGTTATTATCAAAAGCAATTGATAATCGAATGGGGGTTATTTTAGGGTTAGAAGTATTAGAACGAATCAAAGATCTTGATTTAGATTATGATTTATATGTTGGTTTTTCAGTTCAAGAAGAGGTAGGAACACGAGGAGCACGGACAGCAACAAGTCTAATTAACCCTGATTTTGCAATTGTGACAGATGTTTCACCGGGGCAAGATTATAGTTCAACAGCTGCTTTTGGACAACTAGGAGCGGGGGTTATGTTACGTGGGATGGACCGCGGTTATATTACCCGCTATGATTTATTTCAATATCAAATGGCTTTAATGGCAAAAGAAGAAATTAAATCACAGTTTTATATTTCTCCTGGGGGAACAGATGCGGGGGAAGTTCATTTACATGACTATGGGGTTCCAACAATTCAAGCATGTTTAATTGCTCGTAATTTACATACAATTAGTGGTATTATTGATTTAGATGATTTTAATGAAACAATTAAATTGGTTACAGCAATCGTTAAAGATTTAGATGCCGTTAAAATTGATAATTTTAATTTTGTTAATAGGAGTATAAAAAATGAATAA
- a CDS encoding DegV family protein, with translation MKKVALLIDSSSGVKKEMLKQYEDTYLLPLLLNFPDGTEIEDDDDVISYDEFYDILEHQVIKTSQIPLGKMMTTWNDLLKTYEKIVFVGLSKGLSGQHDSTYMLSQQDEYKDRVFVIDTDGVSLIIRKMIDDIYQWIKSGINVAEIQAKIDELKQHFSAFIVPKSLETLKRGGRITPAAAALAKVLKITPILRYDGKIDKFDKTRTFKKAVETALTQIKKERESRKIDLVYSKMNDELLEEVRNIIKEKGFEINQLANLPNVIAAHTGANTIALICWDK, from the coding sequence ATGAAAAAAGTGGCCCTGTTAATTGATTCCTCTTCTGGGGTTAAGAAAGAAATGTTAAAGCAATATGAGGATACATATTTATTACCTCTTTTGTTAAACTTCCCAGATGGAACAGAAATAGAAGATGATGATGACGTTATTTCATACGATGAATTCTATGATATTTTAGAACACCAAGTTATCAAAACTAGCCAAATTCCGTTAGGAAAAATGATGACAACATGAAATGACCTACTAAAAACTTACGAAAAAATTGTTTTTGTCGGTTTATCAAAAGGCTTATCAGGACAACATGACAGTACATACATGCTTTCTCAGCAGGATGAATATAAAGATCGCGTTTTTGTGATTGATACTGATGGTGTTAGTTTAATCATTCGAAAGATGATTGATGATATCTACCAATGAATTAAAAGTGGAATTAATGTTGCAGAAATTCAAGCTAAAATTGATGAGTTAAAACAACACTTTAGTGCTTTTATTGTTCCTAAAAGTTTAGAAACTTTAAAACGTGGGGGGCGAATTACCCCTGCCGCTGCGGCATTAGCCAAAGTTTTAAAAATTACACCAATTTTACGTTATGATGGTAAAATTGATAAATTTGATAAAACTCGAACATTTAAAAAAGCAGTAGAAACAGCTCTAACCCAAATTAAGAAAGAACGTGAATCACGAAAAATTGATTTAGTATATTCAAAAATGAATGACGAGCTATTAGAAGAAGTAAGAAACATTATTAAAGAAAAAGGATTTGAAATTAATCAGCTAGCAAATTTACCAAACGTTATTGCCGCCCATACTGGAGCAAATACTATTGCACTAATTTGTTGAGATAAATAA
- a CDS encoding DegV family protein, whose protein sequence is MSKKIAILTDSSAGFTDKEAKKYGIFVLPLHIILDNEIDIYDTEENREKFNFIETVRSGITKTSQASNGELMQKYDEILKDYDEIIHYPIAEKLSSQYATAYTISHEEDYKGKVHVVRNHTAAFALKNLVIYAQSLVEENKTVEEIIAKTNEFEKESYMAMIPGSVDRLAKGGRVGKILISLISLLKIKVLIQWGETPKKIGTSRTINSLIETLVESFKNFASKIKETYQIFVLKTAECSPKVWDSTVQKLSELNVSYKVEDIAPIFLAHAGLDTIAVIALPQKYLK, encoded by the coding sequence ATGAGCAAAAAAATAGCCATCTTGACTGACTCATCAGCAGGATTTACAGATAAAGAAGCTAAAAAATATGGGATCTTTGTGCTTCCCTTACATATTATTTTAGATAATGAAATTGATATTTATGATACTGAAGAAAATCGCGAAAAATTTAATTTTATTGAAACTGTTCGATCGGGAATTACAAAAACTAGTCAAGCTTCAAATGGAGAATTGATGCAAAAATATGATGAAATCTTAAAAGATTATGACGAAATTATTCATTATCCGATTGCTGAAAAACTTTCAAGTCAATATGCAACAGCATATACAATTAGCCATGAAGAAGACTATAAAGGAAAAGTACATGTTGTTCGTAATCATACTGCTGCTTTTGCTTTAAAAAATTTAGTTATTTATGCCCAATCATTAGTGGAAGAAAATAAAACTGTCGAAGAAATTATTGCTAAAACAAATGAATTTGAAAAAGAAAGTTATATGGCAATGATTCCTGGTAGTGTTGATCGTTTGGCAAAAGGTGGCCGCGTTGGAAAAATCTTAATTTCATTAATTAGTTTATTAAAAATTAAAGTATTAATTCAATGAGGAGAAACCCCAAAAAAAATTGGAACATCACGAACAATTAATTCATTAATTGAAACTTTAGTAGAAAGCTTTAAAAATTTTGCTAGCAAAATTAAAGAAACATACCAAATTTTTGTTTTAAAAACAGCTGAATGTAGTCCAAAAGTATGAGATTCAACAGTTCAAAAACTATCTGAATTAAATGTATCCTATAAAGTTGAAGATATTGCGCCAATTTTTCTGGCCCATGCTGGTCTAGATACTATTGCTGTAATTGCTCTCCCACAAAAATACTTGAAATAA
- a CDS encoding Fur family transcriptional regulator: MALSYEKIVDLLKEKNYRLTDIRLAIIKILTTNEHLTLAEIVEQLEKEFKNVNLMSVYNTIDLLLREHIVFTNTFDGKQIWYDLAQNPSVHMICDACKNVVHITDSEILQKIDLINLSEGMKKMAWEPIHFKIEGHGLCSNCLNSGEGHNHFDDDLD; encoded by the coding sequence ATGGCGTTGTCGTATGAAAAAATTGTTGATTTACTGAAAGAAAAAAACTATCGCTTAACGGATATTAGACTTGCTATTATTAAAATTTTAACAACAAATGAACATTTGACTTTAGCTGAAATTGTTGAACAGTTAGAAAAAGAATTTAAAAATGTTAATTTAATGTCAGTTTATAACACAATTGATTTATTATTACGTGAGCATATTGTTTTTACCAATACATTTGATGGGAAACAAATTTGATATGATTTGGCCCAAAATCCTTCAGTTCATATGATTTGTGATGCTTGTAAAAATGTCGTTCATATTACGGATTCAGAAATATTGCAAAAAATTGATTTAATAAATTTAAGTGAAGGAATGAAAAAAATGGCATGAGAGCCAATTCATTTTAAAATTGAAGGCCATGGTTTATGCAGTAATTGTTTAAACAGTGGGGAAGGTCATAATCATTTCGATGATGATCTTGATTAA
- a CDS encoding phosphopantetheine-binding protein yields MNILEEIKKVFHENGIKQNITMDTVFKDLGIDSLDLMDLVIIAEKKLNVRIPDDKLMDINKVSDLVAIIEELKK; encoded by the coding sequence ATGAATATTTTAGAAGAAATTAAAAAAGTTTTCCATGAAAATGGGATTAAACAAAATATTACAATGGATACTGTTTTTAAAGATTTAGGAATTGACTCGTTAGATTTAATGGATTTAGTTATTATTGCTGAAAAAAAATTAAATGTTAGAATTCCTGATGATAAATTAATGGATATTAATAAGGTTTCCGATTTAGTTGCAATAATTGAAGAATTAAAAAAATAG
- a CDS encoding TMEM164 family acyltransferase, with product MKAQFNPSGKGPWGFLDPAGSYQPGLGWQEQLAFKGQSYLFQLVGIVIFVLIVGSLFVFKKYYAKTANWKWFRISIGVYQISTYFICYAIWAAYLAVVLKENWFWGPSGMSKVRPLSEIMPLHLCSIHQLLSGFLLIFPSKRFFEICAPSALVLPVLAIVNPVNPYWSLDNIFYYNYFILHTLIIFSYIYVYKYGLVGRSYTGLLLKWQFLWLFVFSIVAVIWDGIFNANMLYVGPNGGSPWNIGGFNVGKWNTNYVGDKYIWPLAWFWMVMLGILLILPAHVLLFFIKQNGQYDEKTKRIIYNSKSQQNDFYGQMGKEYIFFTFKSFFWSRAKLRAEIIKAKLANYFDNEIEQLLKLK from the coding sequence ATGAAGGCGCAATTTAATCCATCAGGGAAGGGGCCATGAGGTTTTTTAGACCCAGCAGGGAGTTATCAGCCGGGTTTAGGATGACAAGAGCAATTGGCTTTTAAAGGACAAAGTTATCTTTTTCAGCTTGTTGGGATTGTAATATTTGTTTTAATTGTGGGGTCACTATTTGTATTTAAAAAATATTATGCTAAAACAGCAAACTGAAAGTGATTTCGCATTTCAATAGGGGTATACCAAATTAGTACTTATTTTATTTGCTATGCAATATGAGCAGCTTATTTAGCAGTAGTATTAAAAGAAAACTGATTTTGAGGACCATCAGGAATGTCAAAAGTACGACCATTAAGTGAAATTATGCCATTACACTTATGTAGTATTCATCAACTTTTATCGGGCTTTCTATTGATTTTTCCGAGCAAGCGTTTTTTTGAGATTTGTGCCCCATCAGCTTTAGTTTTACCTGTATTAGCAATTGTTAATCCAGTTAATCCTTATTGAAGTTTGGATAATATCTTTTACTATAATTATTTTATTTTACATACACTTATTATTTTTTCATATATTTATGTATACAAGTATGGTTTAGTTGGTCGATCATATACAGGTCTGTTATTAAAATGGCAGTTTTTATGATTATTTGTATTTTCAATTGTGGCAGTGATTTGGGACGGAATTTTTAATGCTAATATGTTATATGTTGGTCCTAATGGTGGTAGTCCTTGAAATATTGGGGGCTTTAATGTTGGAAAATGAAACACAAACTATGTTGGGGATAAATATATTTGGCCATTAGCTTGATTTTGGATGGTTATGCTAGGAATTTTATTAATTTTACCAGCCCATGTTTTACTTTTCTTTATTAAGCAAAATGGACAGTATGATGAAAAAACAAAAAGAATTATTTACAATAGTAAATCACAACAAAACGATTTTTATGGGCAAATGGGGAAAGAATATATTTTCTTCACTTTTAAATCATTCTTTTGAAGTAGGGCAAAATTAAGAGCAGAAATTATTAAAGCAAAATTAGCAAATTATTTTGATAATGAGATTGAACAATTATTAAAACTAAAATAA
- the proS gene encoding proline--tRNA ligase, translated as MSKKLDKITPRSVDFPQWYTDIVLNADLISYGPVKGTIIFKPYGYAIWEHIQQILDGEFKKLKVKNVYFPLLIPKSLFNKEKDHIEGFAPEVATVTKVGDKVLDEELYIRPTSEVLFGTFFSKEIQGYRDLPLLYNQWVNVLRWEKTTRPFLRTSEFLWQEGHTVHSSAQEAQDFTLKILNLYAKFAEETLLLPVIKGQKTEFEKFAGADKTYTIEALMYDGQALQCGTSHYFGQNFTKPFDIKFSNKENQLEYAYSTSWGVSTRLIGGIIMSHSDDSGLVLPPAIAPIQVMIVPIKNDEQLTTVSNEVIAALTNYRCEIDFSDKSYGFKAANTEIKGIPLRIEIGPRDLAENKVTIVRRDNFEKIPVLLADIPTVVDKLLKEISVNLYERALNNRDANTKRLNTFAEYKAALNAGNGLYLAPFCGKITCEEKIKAETQTTTRCIPFGIEQEKAKCFYCQSDSELIVYFARSY; from the coding sequence ATGAGTAAGAAATTAGATAAGATAACACCTCGTAGTGTTGACTTTCCCCAATGGTACACTGATATTGTTTTAAACGCTGATTTAATTAGTTATGGGCCAGTTAAAGGGACAATTATATTTAAACCTTATGGTTATGCAATTTGAGAACATATTCAACAAATCCTTGATGGGGAATTTAAAAAATTAAAAGTTAAAAATGTTTATTTTCCATTATTAATTCCTAAATCATTGTTTAATAAAGAAAAAGATCATATTGAAGGTTTTGCTCCGGAAGTAGCAACAGTCACAAAAGTTGGTGATAAAGTGTTAGATGAAGAGCTATATATTCGTCCAACTTCTGAAGTATTATTTGGGACGTTTTTTAGTAAGGAAATTCAAGGTTATCGTGATTTACCATTATTATATAATCAATGAGTGAATGTCTTACGCTGAGAAAAAACAACCCGCCCATTTTTACGCACAAGTGAATTTTTATGGCAAGAAGGACATACTGTCCATAGCAGTGCACAAGAAGCCCAAGATTTTACTTTAAAAATTTTAAATCTATATGCTAAATTTGCTGAAGAAACATTATTGTTACCAGTTATTAAGGGTCAAAAAACGGAATTTGAAAAATTTGCTGGAGCCGATAAGACATATACAATTGAGGCATTAATGTATGATGGGCAAGCTTTACAATGTGGAACAAGTCACTATTTTGGCCAAAATTTTACTAAACCATTTGATATTAAATTTTCAAATAAAGAAAATCAATTAGAGTATGCTTATTCAACATCATGAGGAGTATCAACACGACTAATTGGGGGAATTATTATGAGCCACAGTGATGATAGTGGGTTAGTATTACCTCCAGCAATTGCCCCAATTCAAGTGATGATTGTTCCAATTAAAAATGATGAACAATTAACTACAGTAAGTAATGAAGTAATAGCAGCTTTAACAAACTATCGTTGTGAAATTGACTTTTCAGACAAAAGCTATGGTTTCAAAGCAGCAAATACTGAAATTAAAGGGATCCCGTTACGAATTGAAATCGGGCCACGTGATTTAGCTGAAAATAAGGTGACAATTGTTCGCCGTGATAATTTTGAAAAAATTCCAGTTTTATTGGCTGATATTCCAACTGTTGTTGATAAACTGTTAAAAGAAATTAGCGTTAATTTATATGAACGTGCTTTAAATAATCGTGATGCAAATACAAAAAGATTAAATACTTTTGCAGAATATAAAGCGGCGCTTAACGCTGGAAATGGTTTATATTTAGCGCCATTTTGTGGCAAAATTACTTGTGAAGAAAAAATTAAGGCTGAAACGCAAACAACAACTCGTTGTATTCCCTTTGGCATTGAACAAGAAAAAGCAAAGTGTTTTTACTGTCAAAGTGATTCAGAATTAATTGTTTATTTTGCTAGGTCATATTAA